In one window of Arthrobacter pascens DNA:
- a CDS encoding transposase, with the protein MALIDAELDAILTIHAPMLRDLHGVGTDVASQLLVTVGDNPERVGTEAQFAALVGVAPIPASSGKTSRHRLSRGGDRQANKAVHHVALVRMMSDTRTKTYVVRRRGEGKSTKEIMRCLKRYIAREIYNQLLHPQPAPDAGALRALRKTKNITLQAAADNLHVWPSALSRLERGHTRDDLFHQRYEHWLNEH; encoded by the coding sequence TTGGCGCTGATCGATGCCGAACTCGACGCGATCCTCACCATCCACGCACCCATGCTCCGTGACCTGCACGGGGTTGGCACAGACGTGGCCAGCCAGCTGCTGGTCACCGTGGGAGACAACCCCGAACGGGTCGGGACCGAAGCCCAATTCGCGGCCCTCGTCGGCGTTGCACCGATCCCCGCATCCTCAGGAAAGACCAGCCGGCACCGGCTCAGCCGCGGCGGCGACCGGCAGGCCAACAAAGCCGTCCACCACGTCGCTCTGGTCCGGATGATGAGCGACACCCGCACGAAAACATATGTCGTCAGACGGCGGGGCGAAGGCAAAAGCACCAAGGAAATCATGCGCTGCCTCAAACGCTACATCGCCCGTGAAATCTATAACCAGCTCCTCCATCCGCAACCGGCACCGGACGCAGGAGCCCTCCGGGCACTGCGCAAAACCAAGAACATCACCCTCCAGGCCGCAGCGGACAACCTCCACGTCTGGCCCTCCGCACTGTCCCGGCTCGAACGGGGGCACACCCGCGACGACCTCTTCCACCAACGCTACGAACACTGGCTCAACGAACATTGA
- a CDS encoding IS110 family transposase — MANEHRKVIVGIDTHADTHHVAVITETGVHVADKEFLAVGSGYQKIIAFITGFGQVLAAGVEGTGSYGAELSRVLTKEGIEVLEVMRPNRQGRRLKGKSDPLDAYQAAESALAGRGTATPKARDGAVEALRVLRAERSTAMRARVAVMNQVQSFLVSAPEALRAKYRGLTSAAMMAALEKTRPAGDISEPFKRHRHRAQTPRGPLPGTASGIGADRCRTRRDPHHPRTHAP, encoded by the coding sequence ATGGCAAACGAGCACCGGAAAGTCATCGTCGGGATCGACACCCACGCCGATACGCATCACGTCGCCGTCATCACCGAAACCGGCGTCCATGTCGCCGATAAGGAATTCCTGGCCGTTGGGTCCGGCTACCAAAAGATTATCGCGTTCATCACCGGCTTCGGACAGGTCCTCGCCGCCGGAGTCGAAGGCACCGGCAGCTACGGCGCCGAGCTCTCCCGTGTCCTGACCAAAGAGGGCATCGAGGTCTTGGAGGTCATGCGCCCAAACCGGCAGGGGCGCCGGCTGAAAGGGAAGTCGGATCCGCTGGATGCCTACCAGGCCGCCGAGTCCGCGTTGGCCGGCCGAGGCACCGCCACACCCAAAGCCCGGGACGGAGCCGTGGAAGCCCTGCGCGTCCTGCGGGCCGAGAGGTCCACGGCGATGCGGGCGCGGGTCGCGGTCATGAACCAGGTCCAGAGCTTCCTCGTCTCCGCCCCCGAGGCGCTGCGCGCCAAATACCGTGGCCTGACCAGCGCCGCGATGATGGCCGCGCTGGAGAAGACCCGCCCGGCAGGGGACATATCAGAACCTTTTAAACGCCACCGCCACCGCGCTCAAACGCCTCGCGGTCCGCTACCGGGCACTGCATCAGGAATTGGCGCTGATCGATGCCGAACTCGACGCGATCCTCACCATCCACGCACCCATGCTCCGTGA
- a CDS encoding HNH endonuclease signature motif containing protein → MEAMGDQLAGYGGTTALLTRASGGFEHSSASDGGSGTRTFDGGSAAGSPARLRAVPVVEAVPLVQAVALVHAAAVATADDLAMADYVQAADFAGLVEELSRTVDYFQVLAAGAVDRTRTRAIAAASTRHTHTAANTTGRDGGTCPVAETNAEWPATESNLRPVPNSPADDGCRNTAEFLRIRLRIGITEARRRLRLAQQTLPATTLTGNTTPPALERLAAALTPTGHWLSDSSVDHPNLMIEATAPAVSSRAGTIISTTLDRLQHHTTTETLTRIEEHLTRTAATADPDFLIRVARRWADTIDADGTEPNEEALRHTQGAFIRKPRHGLHHLEIFATTDQYEHLLTVMNTATNPRTHTEPTTAGTGTGTGTDGNASPAHDRQEAGPDLDQRTRSQKQLDGIITAIKAALTTNTLPTTGGNRPQILATINYQDLLPHPNHTPPGRGTDTRTGPDTGAGTGTGNFTFTGPVAATTLRKTACDADIIPALLGTHSEILDLGRATRLFTPTQRLALTARDQGCTFPQCTIPAPWCEAHHITYWSHQGPTNTDNGTLLCPHHHHLIHKEQWTIQIQTGIPWFIPPPHIDPTQKPQQNHYFKPPTPHE, encoded by the coding sequence ATGGAAGCCATGGGGGATCAGCTTGCTGGGTACGGCGGTACAACCGCTTTGCTGACGCGTGCTTCCGGTGGCTTTGAGCATTCTTCGGCGTCCGACGGCGGTTCAGGCACCAGAACGTTCGACGGCGGTTCAGCGGCCGGCAGTCCGGCCCGGCTTCGCGCCGTGCCGGTGGTGGAGGCTGTCCCGCTTGTGCAGGCGGTCGCGCTCGTGCACGCCGCCGCCGTCGCCACAGCTGATGATCTGGCAATGGCCGATTATGTCCAGGCTGCGGATTTCGCCGGGCTTGTCGAGGAACTCTCCCGGACCGTTGACTACTTCCAGGTCCTCGCCGCCGGCGCCGTGGACCGCACCCGGACCCGGGCGATCGCGGCCGCCAGCACCCGGCATACGCACACAGCGGCCAACACGACCGGCCGAGACGGCGGGACCTGCCCGGTCGCCGAGACCAACGCGGAATGGCCGGCCACCGAAAGCAACCTCAGGCCCGTGCCGAACTCCCCGGCCGATGACGGATGCAGGAATACCGCCGAATTCCTGCGCATCAGGCTCCGGATCGGCATCACCGAAGCCCGACGCCGCCTACGCCTGGCCCAACAGACCCTGCCCGCCACCACCCTCACCGGAAACACCACACCCCCAGCCCTGGAACGCCTCGCCGCAGCACTCACCCCCACGGGTCACTGGCTCTCCGACAGCAGCGTAGATCACCCCAACCTCATGATCGAAGCCACCGCCCCCGCTGTCTCCTCCCGGGCCGGGACCATCATCAGCACCACCCTGGACCGCCTCCAACACCACACCACCACCGAAACCCTCACCCGGATCGAAGAACACCTCACCCGCACCGCCGCGACCGCCGACCCCGACTTCCTCATCCGCGTCGCCCGCCGCTGGGCCGACACCATCGACGCCGACGGCACCGAACCCAACGAAGAAGCCCTCCGCCACACCCAAGGCGCCTTCATCCGCAAACCCCGCCACGGCCTCCACCACCTCGAAATCTTCGCCACCACCGACCAATACGAACACCTCCTCACCGTCATGAACACCGCCACCAACCCCCGCACCCACACAGAACCAACCACCGCAGGCACAGGCACAGGGACCGGGACAGACGGCAACGCAAGCCCCGCACACGACCGGCAGGAAGCCGGGCCCGACCTGGACCAGCGGACCAGATCCCAGAAACAACTCGACGGCATCATCACCGCCATCAAAGCCGCACTCACCACCAACACCCTGCCCACCACCGGCGGCAACCGCCCCCAAATCCTCGCCACCATCAACTACCAAGACCTCCTCCCCCACCCCAACCACACCCCGCCAGGCAGGGGTACGGACACACGCACAGGCCCAGATACGGGTGCGGGTACAGGCACCGGGAACTTCACCTTCACCGGACCCGTCGCCGCCACCACCCTGCGCAAAACCGCCTGCGACGCCGACATCATCCCCGCACTCCTGGGCACCCACAGCGAAATCCTGGACCTCGGCCGCGCCACCCGCCTCTTCACACCCACCCAACGCCTCGCCCTCACCGCCCGCGACCAAGGCTGCACCTTCCCCCAATGCACCATCCCCGCCCCCTGGTGCGAAGCCCACCACATCACCTACTGGTCCCACCAAGGACCCACCAACACCGACAACGGCACCCTCCTCTGCCCACACCACCACCACCTCATCCACAAAGAACAATGGACCATCCAAATCCAAACCGGCATCCCCTGGTTCATCCCCCCACCCCACATCGACCCCACCCAAAAACCCCAACAAAACCACTACTTCAAACCCCCAACACCCCACGAATAA
- a CDS encoding putative protein N(5)-glutamine methyltransferase: MPTPELRSNSTNAVFSASVFSSTVFSDTVASLRAAGCVFAEDEAHLLLDSAADPAELLGFLERRVAGYPLEHIIGWADFGGLRVAVDSGVFVPRRRTELVVDEAAALLRGNPGGRRPLAHVVVDLCCGSGAVGAALARRVGGIELHAADIDPIAVKCARRNVDEAGGQVYEGDLYEPLPPRLLGKVGLLAVNAPYVPTEAISMMPHEAREHESRISLDGGADGLTFHRRIAAGAPDWLAPGGYLLIETSERQAEGTASIMAAAGFSIRIVHSEELDGTVVIGLRAQAT; encoded by the coding sequence GTGCCAACTCCTGAATTGCGTTCCAACTCTACGAACGCCGTATTTTCCGCAAGCGTATTTTCCAGCACCGTATTTTCCGACACGGTTGCCAGTCTTCGTGCCGCGGGCTGTGTCTTCGCCGAAGACGAGGCGCACCTCCTTTTGGACTCCGCGGCCGATCCTGCCGAACTCCTGGGATTCCTTGAACGCCGGGTTGCCGGCTACCCTCTTGAGCACATCATTGGCTGGGCAGATTTCGGCGGACTTCGGGTTGCTGTTGACTCCGGGGTGTTCGTTCCGCGCCGCCGGACAGAGCTAGTGGTCGACGAGGCTGCCGCACTCCTGCGGGGGAACCCTGGCGGCCGCCGTCCATTGGCACACGTCGTGGTGGACCTTTGTTGCGGGTCCGGCGCAGTAGGTGCTGCCCTGGCCCGGCGGGTTGGCGGGATCGAACTGCATGCTGCGGATATCGATCCGATAGCAGTTAAGTGCGCGCGCAGGAACGTGGACGAGGCCGGAGGGCAGGTGTACGAGGGAGACCTCTATGAGCCGCTGCCTCCGCGACTCCTGGGCAAGGTGGGACTTCTGGCGGTCAATGCGCCTTACGTCCCCACTGAAGCGATCAGCATGATGCCCCATGAAGCCCGGGAGCACGAGTCCCGTATATCGCTCGACGGCGGCGCGGACGGTCTTACTTTCCACCGGCGGATCGCTGCAGGCGCTCCTGACTGGCTTGCTCCCGGTGGATATTTGCTCATCGAAACCAGCGAACGGCAGGCGGAGGGAACGGCCTCGATCATGGCTGCTGCCGGGTTTTCGATCAGGATCGTCCACTCCGAGGAGCTGGACGGCACTGTGGTTATTGGTCTGCGTGCACAGGCCACCTAA
- a CDS encoding lactonase family protein — translation MTSSEQHQLIWTGTYTPDGGGRAEGIGAISSAPDGTLTWLGTAVKASSPSFVAVHPTLPVVYGVGEQAQTVQAYRRAGEFGLEALGDAENAGEAACHVAVDPLARFITVACWGDGQVLLYELDHDGGMTGRFPAAPSVDPHGSMSPGAPRQSRAHASLMLSDGRVMTSDLGHDTLRVWRYAPGAGLIADHEVALPFGSGPRHLVQHASGSVFVVSEYSVEVFVVRPEAGTFELISRGTATSGGSGPDDSAAEICLSQDGNHAYVGIRGSNLISVLHASPDGTALSPIKDFPSGGDWPRHHLVRGQWLHVAHERSDDIATFGLDPASGLLGPLVQTLRTPSPTALVLAG, via the coding sequence ATGACATCCTCTGAACAGCACCAACTGATCTGGACGGGCACCTACACGCCGGACGGCGGTGGTCGGGCGGAGGGGATCGGCGCAATCTCGTCGGCTCCGGACGGGACGCTGACATGGCTGGGCACAGCGGTGAAGGCCAGTTCGCCGTCGTTCGTTGCGGTGCACCCTACTTTACCCGTGGTTTACGGGGTGGGCGAGCAGGCCCAGACGGTCCAGGCTTATCGCCGGGCCGGTGAATTCGGTCTGGAAGCGCTGGGAGATGCAGAGAACGCCGGCGAGGCTGCATGCCACGTCGCGGTGGATCCGCTGGCCCGCTTCATCACCGTGGCCTGCTGGGGAGACGGCCAGGTTTTGCTTTACGAGCTGGACCACGACGGCGGGATGACAGGTCGGTTCCCGGCCGCGCCCTCGGTTGATCCGCACGGCAGCATGAGCCCCGGCGCTCCCCGGCAAAGCCGCGCCCACGCCAGCCTGATGCTGTCCGACGGGCGGGTCATGACCAGCGATCTGGGCCATGACACGCTGCGGGTCTGGCGATATGCCCCAGGGGCAGGGCTCATTGCGGACCATGAGGTGGCTCTCCCGTTCGGCAGCGGCCCACGCCATCTGGTGCAGCATGCCAGCGGGAGCGTTTTTGTGGTCTCCGAATACTCGGTCGAAGTCTTCGTGGTCAGGCCGGAGGCCGGGACCTTCGAGCTGATCAGCCGCGGTACGGCAACTTCCGGTGGCAGCGGTCCGGACGATTCGGCCGCGGAGATCTGCCTGAGCCAGGACGGGAACCACGCCTACGTCGGAATACGGGGCTCCAACCTCATCAGCGTCCTCCATGCATCCCCTGACGGCACTGCACTCTCGCCGATAAAGGACTTTCCCAGCGGAGGCGACTGGCCCCGCCACCACCTGGTCCGCGGCCAATGGCTCCATGTGGCGCATGAGCGTTCGGATGACATTGCCACGTTCGGTTTGGACCCGGCCAGCGGGCTACTCGGACCCCTGGTTCAGACTCTCCGCACCCCGTCGCCCACGGCCCTGGTGCTTGCCGGCTAG
- a CDS encoding SDR family oxidoreductase gives MNEGPVLVVGGTGMLGGQVVTELLGRGKQVRALVRPGSDATRLEAAGAAIARGDMMDPDSLLRAMEGADAVITSAAGYTRHRKGDSPEIDTVGNVNLVEAASRAGIRRFVLTSILTCDQTPQVPHFWHKKLTEDRLQELGVPFVALRPGAFLDQVTRFGGDPFSKHRFMWFGSARVPLTFVLTADLAGYLSAAVDAPGVEGQRVDIGMDRPLSMQDIADISGRLLGERVKVRSVPAGVLHAAGALLGRVNPMVKDLSAMIDWFKTGGYVADTTRQREVFGPPTTAEDAVARLIEGLGHPVRR, from the coding sequence ATGAATGAAGGACCTGTGCTCGTGGTTGGCGGAACCGGGATGCTGGGTGGCCAAGTGGTTACCGAACTGCTGGGCCGCGGAAAACAGGTGCGTGCGCTGGTGCGGCCGGGTTCGGATGCCACACGCCTCGAGGCCGCAGGGGCCGCAATTGCCCGGGGTGACATGATGGACCCCGATTCGCTGCTACGTGCCATGGAGGGGGCCGATGCCGTCATCACGTCGGCGGCCGGTTACACGAGGCACCGCAAGGGTGACAGCCCCGAGATCGACACCGTGGGAAACGTCAACCTGGTGGAGGCGGCGAGCCGCGCCGGGATCCGCAGGTTTGTGCTCACCAGCATCCTGACCTGCGACCAGACCCCGCAGGTACCGCACTTCTGGCACAAGAAGCTCACCGAAGACCGGCTGCAAGAGCTGGGCGTCCCCTTTGTGGCACTGCGCCCCGGCGCTTTCCTGGACCAGGTCACCCGGTTCGGCGGCGATCCGTTCAGCAAACACAGGTTCATGTGGTTCGGGTCCGCCAGGGTTCCCCTGACTTTTGTGCTGACGGCTGACCTCGCCGGCTACCTTTCCGCTGCTGTGGATGCACCCGGAGTGGAAGGGCAGCGGGTGGACATCGGCATGGACCGGCCCCTGTCCATGCAGGACATCGCAGACATTTCGGGACGGCTCCTGGGAGAGCGCGTCAAGGTGCGGTCCGTCCCCGCCGGCGTCCTCCACGCCGCCGGGGCATTGTTGGGACGGGTCAATCCGATGGTTAAGGACCTATCCGCGATGATCGATTGGTTCAAGACCGGCGGCTACGTCGCGGACACCACACGCCAGCGGGAGGTCTTCGGCCCGCCGACTACCGCAGAGGACGCCGTTGCCAGGCTCATCGAAGGCCTCGGCCACCCGGTCCGGCGCTAG
- the malQ gene encoding 4-alpha-glucanotransferase codes for MKAPDQQQAKSSDTPVISPGVVDAAGQGSVDQNLLRRLADAHGVGTIFQGWDGLPHSVAEETLIKVLAALGVPAHTDQLIEAALAEAELAPWRRMLPPAVVVQEGEPALVPVHVRDGATARLSVVLEHGTGPEQPLEAVQQDVWVPPQDVDGMPTGRATFALPQGLPLGWHTLHAESEGISAQGTLVVVPARLTTAQPLAERRGWGLATQLYSVRSKRSWGIGDFADLADLATLSGARGADYVLVNPLHAAEPVPPVQPSPYSPSTRRFFNPLYIRVEDIPELAYLKPRRRATVDTLVEQAQGLNRNGDRLDRDTVYAAKLQALELLYHARRSPSRQAAFDDFCRISGSGLDDFALWSAIREDLGPEDPLWTDPGRALGSAEAESLRERLADRIGFHRWLQWICDEQLENAQRAARRAGMRLGVVHDLAVGVDLSSADAWTLRPVLAPGISVGAPPDMYNQLGQDWNQPPWHPGRLAEAGYAPFRNMLSTVLRHAGGIRVDHVLGLFRLWWVPAGNSPRDGAYVRYDHEALIGILALEAQRAGAVVIGEDLGTFEPWVRDYLAARGILGTSILWFENDGDSPLPPERYRQQALASVNTHDLPPTAGYLAGDHVALRSRLGLLERSEEDERAEHTATLEKMLGLLRERGLLPDGGNALFESQGSEERTIEALHRLLAQSPSVLLGVALVDAVGERRVQNQPGTTGALYPNWQVPLAGPDGKPVFLEDLPANPRFNSLLAAVQEALGS; via the coding sequence ATGAAGGCTCCAGACCAGCAGCAAGCGAAATCTTCAGACACACCGGTGATTTCCCCCGGGGTCGTCGACGCGGCAGGTCAGGGGTCCGTTGACCAGAATCTGCTCCGGCGGCTGGCCGATGCGCATGGCGTGGGCACCATATTCCAAGGCTGGGATGGCCTGCCGCACAGCGTTGCCGAGGAGACCTTGATCAAGGTGCTTGCCGCCCTTGGTGTCCCGGCCCATACTGATCAGCTCATCGAAGCAGCCCTCGCCGAAGCGGAACTGGCGCCCTGGCGGCGGATGCTGCCTCCCGCCGTCGTGGTTCAGGAAGGTGAACCCGCTCTGGTTCCCGTCCATGTCCGCGACGGGGCGACTGCACGGCTGAGCGTTGTACTGGAGCACGGCACGGGTCCGGAACAGCCGCTGGAGGCAGTCCAGCAGGATGTCTGGGTGCCGCCGCAGGACGTTGACGGGATGCCTACCGGCCGGGCGACGTTCGCCTTGCCCCAGGGGCTGCCTCTTGGCTGGCACACCCTGCATGCAGAGTCGGAGGGGATTTCGGCGCAGGGAACGCTGGTGGTGGTGCCCGCACGACTGACCACCGCCCAACCCCTGGCGGAACGCCGCGGCTGGGGCCTGGCCACCCAGCTTTATTCCGTGCGGTCCAAGCGGTCATGGGGAATCGGCGACTTCGCGGACCTGGCGGATCTGGCCACGCTGAGTGGCGCCCGGGGCGCCGATTATGTCCTGGTCAACCCGCTGCACGCGGCCGAGCCTGTGCCACCCGTCCAACCCTCGCCTTATTCGCCGTCCACGCGGCGCTTCTTCAACCCGCTCTACATCCGGGTGGAGGACATTCCTGAACTGGCCTACCTGAAGCCACGCAGGCGGGCCACCGTGGACACGCTGGTAGAGCAGGCCCAGGGCTTGAACCGGAACGGCGACCGGCTGGACCGCGATACCGTTTATGCCGCCAAGCTCCAGGCTTTAGAGCTCCTCTATCACGCCAGGCGGTCGCCTTCGCGGCAGGCGGCGTTCGACGATTTCTGCCGGATCTCCGGCTCCGGGTTGGATGATTTTGCCCTCTGGTCAGCCATTCGAGAGGACTTGGGGCCCGAGGATCCCCTCTGGACCGATCCGGGCCGTGCCCTGGGATCGGCCGAGGCCGAGTCCTTGCGGGAGAGGCTCGCGGACCGCATCGGCTTCCACCGCTGGCTGCAGTGGATCTGCGACGAACAGCTTGAGAATGCCCAGCGGGCTGCGCGCCGGGCGGGTATGAGGCTGGGTGTGGTGCACGACCTCGCCGTGGGTGTGGACCTGAGCAGCGCGGACGCCTGGACCCTCCGGCCGGTGCTCGCCCCCGGCATCAGCGTGGGTGCACCGCCGGATATGTACAACCAGCTGGGCCAGGACTGGAACCAGCCGCCCTGGCATCCGGGCCGGCTGGCTGAGGCCGGTTACGCTCCCTTCCGGAACATGCTGTCCACGGTGCTCCGGCACGCTGGCGGCATCCGCGTGGACCACGTTCTGGGTTTGTTCCGGCTGTGGTGGGTGCCCGCGGGCAACTCCCCCCGCGACGGCGCCTACGTCCGCTACGACCATGAGGCCTTGATTGGCATCCTGGCTCTTGAGGCGCAGCGCGCCGGCGCCGTGGTGATCGGCGAGGACCTTGGCACCTTTGAGCCGTGGGTACGTGACTACCTTGCCGCCCGGGGCATCCTGGGCACCTCCATCCTGTGGTTCGAGAACGACGGCGATTCGCCCCTCCCGCCTGAAAGGTACCGTCAGCAGGCGCTCGCCAGCGTTAACACCCACGACCTCCCGCCCACCGCCGGCTATCTCGCCGGCGACCACGTGGCGCTGCGCAGCCGCCTCGGCCTGCTGGAGCGGTCCGAGGAGGATGAGCGTGCAGAGCATACGGCCACCTTGGAGAAAATGCTGGGCCTGCTGCGGGAGCGCGGGCTGCTGCCCGACGGCGGCAATGCTCTCTTTGAGAGCCAGGGCAGCGAGGAGCGCACCATAGAGGCGCTACACCGTTTGCTCGCCCAGTCGCCGTCGGTCCTGCTGGGAGTCGCCCTGGTTGATGCGGTGGGCGAGCGGCGCGTGCAGAACCAGCCCGGCACTACCGGGGCGCTCTATCCCAACTGGCAGGTGCCGCTGGCTGGTCCGGACGGCAAGCCCGTCTTCCTGGAGGACCTTCCTGCCAACCCGCGTTTCAACTCGCTGCTGGCGGCGGTGCAGGAAGCTTTGGGCAGCTAA
- a CDS encoding putative quinol monooxygenase has translation MTKTLYAEFTVKPGSEARVAEMMRELTEHVRREPGNQLFLPYTRETNPREYFVFEVYENDTAFQEHISADYGARFNGELADHIEGDGSVLTWLQPVD, from the coding sequence ATGACCAAAACGCTCTATGCAGAATTCACCGTCAAGCCCGGCAGCGAAGCCCGGGTTGCGGAGATGATGCGCGAATTGACCGAGCACGTGCGCCGTGAACCCGGCAACCAGCTCTTCCTCCCCTACACGCGGGAAACGAACCCGCGGGAATACTTCGTCTTCGAGGTTTACGAAAACGACACAGCTTTCCAGGAGCACATCAGCGCAGACTACGGTGCGAGGTTCAATGGAGAACTCGCGGACCACATCGAAGGGGACGGCTCAGTCCTGACCTGGCTCCAGCCGGTCGACTGA
- a CDS encoding LacI family DNA-binding transcriptional regulator has product MRHVAALAGVGIKTVSRVMNDEPGVSESTRQRVLGASQQLNYQLDMAAGSLRRAGRQTLSIGLLLPSVANPFSSEIHRALEDTLTARGIAVFAASLDDDPEREKSLVAAFLGRRVDGLVLTPIAKSQSYVIPEHSRDLPMVFIDREPVGIEADAVVTDNAVGAARAAEHLIAHGHTKLAYLGDRTDIQTARERRRGFMEELGRAGVATSTVPVREGLHNEESSCLAALELLTSEDPPSAIFSSQNLITFGAMRALKQLGASRRVALVGFDDFTLADMMDPGITVIAQHPERIGKLAAERLLARIDGDSSPARTYIVPSELIQRGSGELPPVS; this is encoded by the coding sequence ATGCGCCATGTCGCTGCCCTCGCTGGAGTGGGCATCAAGACGGTTTCCCGCGTCATGAACGACGAACCGGGCGTCTCCGAGTCCACGCGACAGCGGGTCCTGGGCGCCTCGCAGCAGCTCAACTACCAGCTGGACATGGCCGCCGGTAGCCTAAGGCGCGCCGGTCGCCAGACCCTGTCGATCGGGCTCCTGTTGCCGAGTGTGGCCAACCCGTTCAGTAGTGAAATCCACCGGGCCCTGGAAGACACGCTCACAGCACGCGGCATTGCTGTCTTTGCCGCCAGCCTGGACGATGACCCCGAACGCGAAAAATCCCTGGTTGCCGCCTTCCTTGGCCGGCGGGTGGACGGATTGGTTCTTACCCCCATTGCCAAGAGCCAGTCCTACGTCATCCCGGAGCACTCGCGGGATCTGCCCATGGTGTTCATTGACCGCGAGCCTGTGGGCATCGAGGCGGACGCCGTGGTGACGGACAATGCGGTCGGGGCGGCCAGGGCCGCGGAGCACCTCATAGCCCACGGGCACACAAAACTTGCCTACTTGGGCGACCGCACCGATATCCAGACAGCCCGTGAGCGCCGGCGCGGCTTTATGGAGGAACTTGGCAGGGCGGGGGTCGCTACGTCCACGGTCCCCGTACGCGAAGGCCTCCATAACGAGGAGTCATCCTGCCTGGCGGCCCTTGAGCTGCTCACGTCCGAGGATCCGCCGTCGGCGATCTTCTCCAGCCAGAACCTCATTACGTTCGGCGCCATGCGAGCCCTGAAGCAGCTCGGAGCCAGCCGCCGCGTGGCATTGGTGGGCTTTGACGACTTCACGCTGGCGGACATGATGGACCCGGGGATCACTGTTATCGCCCAGCATCCTGAGCGGATCGGGAAGCTCGCCGCGGAGCGGCTGCTGGCAAGGATCGACGGCGACTCCAGCCCGGCGCGCACGTACATCGTTCCGTCAGAACTAATCCAGCGCGGCTCAGGGGAGCTTCCGCCGGTTTCCTGA
- a CDS encoding substrate-binding domain-containing protein, with translation MLTSKAPRTIAKRLLAVGAVLTLGSLSLTACGGSSGPSSTGNATSGEKVGVSLIVKTTANPFFVSMQDGAKKAAASEGVDLKLAAGKADGDEDTQIQAIENAISKGDKGILITPNGPSVVDALKKAKDAGLFVIALDTPPDPADAADITFATDNFAAGQLIGKWTATQLAGKKATIALLDLFDDKVVSVDYNRDQGFLTGLGIDTADKKKNGDEAKTGKYTGGKGGDYEIVGSQASQGAEDGGRTGMETLLSKNPNINVVYTINEPAAAGAYEALKSAGKEKDVLIVSVDGGCAGVNNVKSGVIGATAQQYPVKMAELGVKAIVDLAKTGKKPANSEGLDFFNTGVELVTDKPADGVKSITTSEASQICWGK, from the coding sequence ATGTTGACTTCCAAAGCCCCCCGCACCATCGCCAAGCGGCTGCTCGCCGTGGGCGCCGTCCTGACCCTTGGCTCCCTCAGCCTGACTGCCTGCGGCGGAAGTTCCGGCCCCAGCTCCACCGGCAACGCAACATCAGGCGAGAAGGTGGGCGTGTCGCTCATCGTCAAAACCACCGCCAACCCGTTCTTCGTTTCCATGCAGGATGGCGCCAAGAAGGCTGCAGCGTCCGAGGGCGTGGACCTCAAGCTCGCGGCCGGCAAGGCTGACGGCGACGAGGACACCCAGATCCAGGCCATCGAAAACGCCATCTCCAAGGGCGACAAGGGCATCCTGATCACACCGAACGGTCCGTCCGTGGTGGACGCACTGAAGAAGGCCAAGGACGCCGGCCTGTTCGTGATCGCCCTCGACACCCCGCCGGACCCCGCAGACGCCGCGGACATCACCTTCGCTACCGACAACTTCGCGGCAGGACAGCTGATCGGCAAATGGACCGCCACCCAGCTTGCCGGCAAGAAGGCCACCATCGCCCTGCTCGACCTGTTTGACGACAAGGTGGTCTCCGTCGACTACAACCGCGACCAGGGCTTCCTGACCGGGCTGGGCATCGACACCGCCGATAAGAAGAAGAACGGCGACGAGGCCAAGACCGGCAAGTACACGGGCGGCAAGGGCGGCGACTACGAGATCGTGGGCAGCCAGGCCTCCCAGGGCGCCGAGGACGGCGGCCGTACAGGCATGGAAACCCTGCTGTCCAAGAACCCCAACATCAACGTTGTGTACACCATCAACGAACCGGCAGCGGCAGGCGCGTATGAAGCCCTGAAGTCAGCCGGCAAGGAAAAGGACGTCCTGATCGTATCGGTGGACGGCGGCTGCGCCGGCGTCAACAACGTGAAGTCCGGCGTCATCGGCGCCACCGCCCAGCAGTACCCGGTCAAGATGGCAGAACTCGGCGTCAAGGCCATCGTTGACCTGGCCAAGACCGGCAAGAAGCCGGCCAACTCCGAAGGCCTCGACTTCTTCAACACCGGGGTCGAACTTGTCACCGACAAGCCGGCCGACGGCGTCAAGAGCATCACCACCTCTGAAGCCAGCCAGATCTGCTGGGGCAAGTAG